A genomic stretch from Sebastes fasciatus isolate fSebFas1 chromosome 23, fSebFas1.pri, whole genome shotgun sequence includes:
- the fbxl14b gene encoding F-box/LRR-repeat protein 14b: protein METHISCLFPEILAMIFSYLDVRDKGRVAQVCIAWRDASYHKSVWRGVEAKLHLRRANPSLFPSLQARGIRRVQILSLRRSLSYVIQGMPNIESLNLSGCYNLTDNGLGHAFVQEIPSLRVLNLSLCKQITDSSLGRIAQYLKNLEVLELGGCSNITNTGLLLIAWGLHRLKSLNLRSCRHVSDVGIGHLAGMTRSAAEGCLNLEYLTLQDCQKLTDLSLKHISKGLTKLRVLNLSFCGGISDAGMIHLSHMTSLWSLNLRSCDNISDTGTMHLAMGTLRLSGLDVSFCDKIGDQTLAYIAQGLYQLKSLSLCSCHISDDGINRMVRQMHELRTLNIGQCVRITDKGLELIADHLTQLAGIDLYGCTKITKRGLERITQLPCLKVLNLGLWQMTESEKVR from the coding sequence ATGGAGACGCACATTTCGTGCCTCTTCCCGGAAATTTTGGCCATGATTTTCAGCTATCTGGACGTGAGGGACAAAGGCAGGGTAGCCCAAGTGTGTATCGCTTGGAGGGACGCATCCTACCACAAGTCAGTGTGGAGGGGGGTGGAGGCCAAGCTGCACCTCCGCCGGGCCAATCCCTCCCTGTTCCCCAGCCTCCAGGCCAGGGGCATCCGGAGGGTCCAGATCCTGTCCCTGCGTCGCAGCCTGAGCTATGTGATCCAGGGCATGCCCAACATCGAGTCCCTCAATCTGTCCGGCTGCTACAACCTCACGGATAACGGCTTGGGTCACGCGTTCGTGCAGGAGATCCCGTCGTTGAGGGTCTTGAACCTGAGTCTGTGCAAGCAGATCACAGACTCCAGTCTGGGCAGGATAGCTCAGTACCTGAAGAACCTGGAGGTGCTGGAGCTCGGTGGCTGCAGCAACATCACCAACACTGGGCTTCTGTTGATAGCCTGGGGCCTCCACCGGCTCAAGAGCCTCAATCTGAGGTCCTGCAGGCACGTCTCGGACGTGGGGATTGGACACTTGGCGGGCATGACCCGCAGCGCGGCGGAGGGCTGTCTGAACCTGGAGTACCTGACCCTCCAGGACTGTCAGAAACTGACGGACCTGTCACTCAAACACATTTCCAAGGGGCTCACCAAGCTCCGGGTACTGAACCTGAGCTTCTGCGGTGGGATCTCAGACGCGGGGATGATCCACCTCTCCCACATGACCTCCCTGTGGAGCCTCAACCTACGCTCCTGTGACAACATCAGCGACACTGGGACCATGCACCTCGCCATGGGCACCCTGAGGCTCTCTGGGCTTGACGTATCCTTCTGCGACAAGATAGGGGACCAGACCCTGGCGTACATCGCCCAGGGGCTGTACCAGCTCAAGTCCCTGTCCCTGTGCTCGTGCCACATCTCCGACGACGGGATAAACCGGATGGTGAGGCAGATGCACGAGCTGAGGACCCTGAACATTGGACAGTGTGTGCGCATCACGGACAAAGGGCTGGAGCTCATAGCCGACCACCTGACCCAGCTGGCGGGCATCGACCTGTATGGATGTACCAAGATCACCAAGAGGGGACTGGAGAGGATCACACAGCTCCCCTGCCTTAAAGTGTTGAACCTGGGACTCTGGCAGAtgacagagagtgagaaagtGAGGTGA